The window ACATTGATTACGGTGATCTTGAGCAGGGATTTGCCGATTCCCATCTGATTCTCGATAATGACTTTACCGTCCATGCCACCAATCATGCCTACATGGAGCCCTGTTCCTGCGTGGCTGAATATGATCATGACGGGCGGCTGACCATCTGGACCTCAACCCAGACCCCTTATTTTGTCCAGTGCCTGCTGGCCCAGACCCTGGGCATGCGGGAAAATGATATCCGGGTTATCAAACCTTTTGTCGGTGGTGGTTTTGGCGGCAAGATGGAAATGCGCAAATGGGAATTTGCCGCCGCCTTCATGGCCCGTGAAACCGGCCGCCCGGTTAAATTCACCCTGACCCGGACTGAAGAATTGGCTACCGGCCGACGGCGCCATCCGATGAAAATCAGATCAAAAATCGGTTTCAAAAAAGACGGCACTATTTTAGCCAAAGAATTCACTGCCCATCTGGATGGTGGAGCCTATAACAGCATGGGGCCGACGGCGGCCTTTCTGTGTGGCAACTTCGGCGGCATGCTCTACCGCCATCCCAACTATCGCTACAACGGTTACCATGTCTACACCAACAAGCCGCCGGCGGGGGCAATGCGCGGGTTTGGGGCCCCCCAGGCCCTTTTTGTCGCTGAAACTCAGATGAACATGGCCGCTAAAGAACTGGGGATGGATCCTCTGGACATCCGGCTGATAAATGCCATGGTTCCCGGCGATGAAATCCCCGGAGTGGCAAAGATTTCCAGCTGCGGTTTCAAAGAATCACTGTTGAAAGTTGCAGAGATGACCAACTGGCGGGAAAAACGTCAGAACCTGAAAGATGGCCAGGGAATCGGCATCGGCTGCTACAGTTTTATTTCCGGCGGCGTATTCAACTGGTTCAATACCCGCTATAACTTTACCCGGGCGGAAGTCCGAGCATTCGATGACGGCACTGTCCACCTGTTAACCATGGCTTCTGATATCGGCCAGGGATGTGATACGGTTTTACGCCAGATCCTGGCCGAGGATCTGGGCCTGGAAATCAAAGATATCCGCTTGACTGCCGCCGACACCGCAGTAACCCCCCAGGCTGACTTAGGCACCTGGGGCAGCCGGGTAACCCTGATGGCCGGTAACGCGGTCCGTAAAGCAGCGGCAGAAATAAAAGAGCAGTTGTTTAAAATTGTCTCCATGAAGTTTGATCTTAATGTTATTCATGACATGACCTGTAAAAAAGGAAGGATATACGCCAAAAACCGTCCTGATCGGGGCATCGCTTTTGGCGAGGCGGTCCGCCTGGCCCAGCGGGCCAACCGGGGAGACCCCATCATTGGTTATGGTTCCTATACCCCGCGAAATAAAGGGCTGGTAACCCCGGCTTTCAGTTTTGGCGCCCAGGTTGCCGAACTGGAAGTGGATATGGAAACCGGGGCCATTGAGGTCAAAGAAATGAACACCGCCCACGATTGCGGCACCCCCATCAATCCCATGTCGGTTGAAGGGCAGCTGGAGGGTTCGGTACACATGGGGCTTGGCTACGCCCTCAGTGAACAATATATCATGAAAGGTGGAAAAACCCTGACCTCAACCTTCCTGGATTACAAAATCCCCTGTGCCGAGGATATGCCGCCGGGGGAATCCGTTCATATCGACACCTATGAACCAGAAGGCCCTTTCGGGGCCAAGGAAGCCGGGGAAGGACTGGTTTCACCGACGGCTCCGGCCATTGCCGATGCCGTCTGGCATGCAACCGGCTACCGCTGCATGAATCTGCCCATTACTCCGGAAAAAGTACTCAAGGGGCTGGACAAACTGTAATGACAGAAAAAACCGTAAAACCCCATAAAGACGTTCAGCTGACCACCTTGCAATCGGGGAAATTACCCCCTTGTATGCAGCCGACCTTTGGCAACTGCCGGGGCTGTTTTGGTTGGCAGACCATGATTGATGCCGCCTGCAACGGAGATCCCGTCTGGCAGCGAATCCCAATCCACTGTCCGGTAACCGGCTTAACGGTCAAAGTCGAGAAGAAAAGGTAACTATTCAGCACATTGCATCGTTACTCAACAAGTAGTAAACTCGGGACTGCCCCCCAGCTTCACCGGGGGCTGTCCCAGATGTTTACGGACTATGAAACAATGTCGGCATGCGCCGCAAAAGCCTGGGACAGTCCCGGTTTTGCTTACAGCAGTGCACTTCATAAAGATGTGCTGAATAGTTACAAGAAAAGCTGGTTCTGCGCCTTATCTATTCTTAGAAATGCCTGAAACTCATTAACGGCTGGCAAGATTGCCGGCCGTTAATCGTTTGCCGGCAATGGATTGGATTCGTCTGGTGGCAATAGTTTATTCAACAAGACAGTAACTATAATGGCTGCGGCAAAACGGATGAGAAGAATTAGCAAGCCGTTGGCCCCGATGGCAACGAAGAGCAGGGTATCTTCAAAAACTGAATGATTGATGGAAAGGAAAGTAACGATCAACAGCAGCTCACGCCGGGATAATTGTCCCTGGCGAGCATAGTGAATGATCATGCCGGCCCCATACGCAAGTCCGAGAACCAAACCGATAACCAGCGGAAACGCCCCGGCGCCTGAAATCCCGAGGAAACGGACCACCTTTTCCAGCTGGATTGATACTTTCTCTAAAATTCGCAAATCATCAAGGATCTGCATACCCACCATCAGCGGCACGACAATCAGCGCCAGATGCCAGACCTGCAACAGGCTGCCACGCAGACCTTCCATGAAAATCAGCAGAATTTCCATCAATTCTTGCTCTTTCCTAAAAAAATGCCCGGCATTGATAAAGCCCGATGGCCAGCATGAAACCCATGCCCAAACGAAAGAAGACAAATGGCCAGGCGGTAATCCCGGTCTTCTTGCAGACCGCGGTTTCCACCACCAGGCTGTGAGAAAGCAGCAACAGTAAAGCAAAAACCGTTACCTGAGGCCCATCAAGAGATAATGGTGTTACCGCCCCGATGGCGGCATAAAGGTTCAACAGGTTTCCCAGCACCACCCCCATGGCGGCTTCTCCGGGAAGTCCCATTAATCCCATCAGGGGCTTACAAACCCTGCCGATCCATTTCAAAATTGGGGTATGGGATAAAAGGGTCATGACCAGATAAATAGGCACCATGATCAATGCAAGTTCCCAGGTAGTCAGTAAACCGTTTTTCAGCCCTCGCAAAAATGTCCCTTTAGTAACCACCAGCCGCACCCTGTTCGGTTAAAAATTAATCGCAATTTTGAGAGCCTCTAACACAAAAAAACTCGAAAGGCCAGGGCTGTCAGTTCCAACCTACGTCATTGCATAATTATGTGGTCTCAAAATTCCCACCTACCCTGAAATAAAAAAGTATTTTACCCCTTGCAATTAACATTATATATGCTATATCCACCATTATATGCATTAACATATAGCACTGAAAAAGGGGGAATAAGTAATGAAAATTAAAAATATTTTGGTGCCAATCGATTTCTCCGAGGATTCTTACTATGCCCTTGAATATGCCCTTGATCTGGCAGCCAGCCATGGCAGCACCCTGCGTATTCTCTATGTGAACCGCGATGAAAGCATGCTCTTTCACTACCTTTCCGCCAGTGAATATGAAGCCATTCGCAACCGAGCCCTGGAAGACGCGAAAGAAAGGCTTGAAAATCTGGAAAACAAACTTCCCAAGTTGAAAAATATTGAATACCATTACCATGTCCGCCGGGGAACTCCCTATGTTGAGATACTGGAAGAACTGGAAAAAAACCCGGTAGACCTGGTGGTTATCGGCTCCCATGGTTGGCAAGCAGCAAAAAAATACTTTTACGGCACTACGGCGGAAAAAGTGATCCGCCGCACCAATAATACTATTTTAGTAACCAGAAAACCTGACTAGTTAAACTCAGCAGAAAGGAGGAATGCCTGGAAGCCCCATAATTTGAATTAGTTAGTTCTTAAAGGAATTTCATCCACAAAACCAAAGGAGAAGATTCATGAAGAAATTAACCGTTCTATTAATCAGTCTGGCTTTAATCTGCCTCTGTGCGCCGGTTCAATCATCAGCCCGCATGCGTTTTGTTACCATCGGTACCGGCGGCGTCACCGGCGTTTACTATCCCACCGGCGGAGCCATCAGCCGCATGGTCAACAAAAAATACAAAGTATATAAGTTGAAAGCCACGGTTGAATCAACCGGCGGCTCGGTATTTAATATCAATGCCGTGATGCATGGAGATCTGGAATTTGGCATCGCCCAATCAGATCGCCAGTACCAGGCATATAACGGAATGAAGGAATGGAAAGGAAAACCCCAGAAGGATCTGCGGGCGGTTTTCAGCATTCACCCAGAATCCATCACCTTGATTGCCTCTGACGCCAGCGGCATTAACTCCCTTAAAGACATGAAGGGCAAACGCATCGCCATCGGCAATCCCGGCTCCGGACAGCTGGGAAATTCCCGGGATGCACTCTGGCTGGCCGGCCTGGATGAGGAAAAAGACATCAATGCTGAATATATCAAAGCGGTGGAATCAGCCAGCGCCCTGCAGGACGAAAGGATCGATGCCTATTTTTACACTGTCGGTCATCCCAATGGCTCCATCAAGGAAGCTACCGCCGGCCGGGTTAAAGTCCATATCGTCCCGATTGCCAAAGTAAAACCTTTGACTGATAAATTCCCATATTATGCTTCAGCCAACATCCCGATGAAATCCTACCCCAATGCTACCAACAAGGAAGAATTGGTCCCGACTTTCGGCGTCAAGGCAACGCTGGTAACCTCGGCAAAAGTTCCCGATGATGTGGTATACGCGATTACCAAGGAAGTTTTCGACAACTTTGAAGATTTCAAAAAACTCCATCCGGCATATTCAGTCCTGACCAAGAATAATATGCTCGAAGGCTTATCGGCACCATTGCATCCCGGCGCCATTAAATATTTCAAGGAAGCCGGCCTAATGTAAACTAAAACAGCTAACAGGCAATACCGGAATTCCGATATTGCCTGTTTTTTTATTCATTCGACGGTTTCCAGGCCAAAACTTCACCACAGTATTTTCAACCATTTTTTTGCATGAACAGGGGAGGATGGCAAAATGGCAGCAAAGGAAGACGATCATCTCGAACAAAAAATCCAACTGGAAGAGATCATTGCCGAAGAAACCGGAGAATTCCGGATACTCCAGGGATTGGAACGCTACTTTATTCCAGTCATAGCCTTTGCCTGGTCCATTTTTCAGCTATCCATCTCCAGCTGGCTGCTGCTCGATTCTATTACCATCCGGGCCATTCACCTGGCGTTTGCCATGTTGATTCTCTTTCTCAGCATCCCGATTTTTAAAAAACCGCGCAAGCATTTGAATTTTCTGGCTGCCCGGGATCGTATTCCCTGGAATGACTATCTTTTCGCCATTGTCGGCGCCATCAGTGCTCTCTATCTTTATCTTGGATGGGAGAGCATTTCCGGACGGGCCGGAATGCCTTCCACCCTTGATCTCGTTTTTGGTATAGTCCTTTTAGTCCTGCTTTTGGAAGCCGCCCGCCGCGCCATCGGGCCGGCATTACCAGTTATCGCCATCGCCTTCACCCTTTATGCCTATTTCGGCCCTTACATGCCGGATGTTCTGGCTTTTCGAGGCGTCTCCATAAGCCGCTATTTCAGCCAGATAACTTTATCTTCTGAAGGCATTTACGGCATCCCGCTGGATGTTTCCGCCCGAGTGGTCTTTCTTTACGTCCTGCTGGGCGCCCTGCTGGAAAAGGCCGGAGCCGGAAAGTTCTTCATTGACCTGGCCTTGTGTTTCCTGGGCAAATTTAAAGGTGGACCCGCCAAAGCCGCGGTTCTGGCCAGCGGCTTTACCGGCATGGTATCCGGTTCCAGCATCGCTAATATTGTTACCACCGGCACTTTTACCATTCCTTTAATGAAAAAAGTCGGTTATCCGCCGACCAAAGCGGCCGCCGTGGAAGTGGCAGCCAGCACCGATGGCCAACTGGCTCCACCAATCATGGGGGCTGCAGCTTTTATCATTGCCGAGTATGTTAATGTTCCCTATATTGCGGTCGTCAAAGCGGCCGCCATTCCGGCTTTTGCCTCCTATGTAGCCCTGCTCTACATCACCCATATTGAAGCTTCCAAGCTGGGACTGCGGGGACTTAATAAAGATGAACTGCCAAGGCTGAAGGAAACCCTGCTGTCCGGCCTGCATTTCCTGCTTCCCATCGGCATCCTGCTCTATGAACTGATCATCCTGCGCCATTCACCGGACAAGTCAGCCTTTAATTCGATCCTCTGGCTTTTTGGCGTCATCATTTTGAAAGACATCTATGACTGGCGGCATGAGCGCGGCTCCATCACCGCAACTCTGAAAAAAAGTCTCTCGACTATTTTTGGCGGCATGTCTTCCGGCGCCCGTAATATGGTCAGCGTTGCCTTAGCCTGCGCCTCGGCCGGCATCATTGTCGGGGTGGTCAACATGGGCATCGGCGGCATGATCACTCAAATTGTCGAACAACTCTCCGGCGGCAACATTTATTTGATGCTGATCATCACTGCCATCGCCAGCCTGCTCATCGGCATGGGACTGCCAACTACTGCTACCTATATTGTTATGGCCTCCCTGACCGCACCCATCATTGTCAACGTCGGCGGCGCCAACGGCTTTATCGTCCCCCTGATGGCCGCCCATCTGTTCTGCTTCTACTTCGGCATTCTCGCCGACGATACGCCGCCGGTGGGACTGGCATCATACGCGGCCGCCGCCCTGGCCCATTCAGAGCCGATTCCCACGGGAATCCAGGGATTCATGTACGATATCAGAACCGCCATCATTCCTTTTATGTTTATTTTCAACAGCGATTTGATCCTGCACAATATTAACAGCTGGCCCCTGGGCATCCTCATTTTCATCATGGCCTGCATCGGCAGCTGCACTTTTGCCTCCGCCACCCAGGGCTGGTTTATTACCAAAAACAAATGGTATGATATTTTTCTCCTGCTGGGAGTAACAATTATCATGTATCGCCCCAGTATGCTTGCCAACCTGCTTGCACTGCCAAATAAATACCTGGCCTATCCGGCAGGATTGATTTTATGGGCGGCAATCTATTATCTCCAAAGATATAGAGCTAAAACCGCGGCGACAGCTTGATTTCCCAGAGACTTAATCAGGATCTCAACCATCTACTCATCATAAAGGGAGGATGTTATGGGGAAAAAATCCATTATATTATCTATCGCAATCATTATAATTATGTTGATTTCGGCCCTGCCAACAATAGCCGGTGATAGATTCATCAACAATGAGGACGGCACCGTCACTGATCAGCAACTGGGATTAATGTGGGGAACATTTGATAACCAGGGAGATATTAACTGGCAGGAAGCGAAAAGATGGGTTACCTTTACTTTTCCCTATACAATCGAAAAAAGTTATGACAATTGGCGGCTGCCAACCATCAAAGAACTTCGCAGTCTTTATGTAACCGCGCAAGACGACCATGGTTATCAGGCCGACTGTGGCAAAACCGTACACATCATTCCGGAAATCCACTTAAGCTGTGTCTGGGTATGGTCGGCGGAAAACAAATCGATTACGGCCAGGGTCTTTAATTTCAGCCGTGGTTACAGCTATATGGATCGAATGGCAACAACACGTGGATTCCGGGCACTGGCAGTACGAAACCTCAAATAAAAAGCATTTTTAAGCAGAACATTCCAACCATTAAAAAAACTGCGGCTGACATCCTGCACCTGCGGAATCTTGACTATTTCCCCAAAGCTACTGTAACGTGAGCATTACAATATAAATACGTTTAACTTATTAAATCGATCAGGAAAAAGCCATATTTTTCAGGATAGTTTTTTGTTTGTAGGAATGCTATGAAATGAAAATTTATCTTGATTGTTGCAGCTTGCAGCGCCCTTTCGATGATAAATCTCAACCAAGAATAGCCGTTGAAGCTGAAGCGATTCTCGTTATCCTATCATTAGTGTGAGTCAAATCATTTGACCCTCATCTCATCTGATGCATTGCTATTCGAAATCAGCCGCATCCCTAATCATGATCGTAAAGAAGATGCTTTTGCGATTCTAAAAATTGCAAAAGAAACCCTTGAATTATCGAGTGAAATAAAGATCGTTGCCAGGAACTTCGAAAACATTGGCTTAAAGACACTTGACGCTCTTCATTTAGCATTTGCATCCACTTCAAAGATTGATTATTTTTGCACCTGTGATGATAAATTTTTGAAAAAGGCCAAAAGCTTTGATAAATTAAATACAAAGGTGGTATCCCCCACTGAATTAGTGATGGAGTTGGAAATATGAATACACAAACAAGACCGGTTTCTGTAATTAACCGTCAGGCGACTCACATTCTATTCAAGGAAATGGGGGTTGTTGATACTATTCGGTTTCTCAACCAATTCTCTGTAGGCCAAGGAGACTATACAAAAGAACGCGATACTTGGCTCAATGACATATCCATGAATGATGTCATTACTCAAATTAAAGCCGGAAAAAAATAAAGCCCAACAAAACGCCGGAGAGGGACCAGGCTTACTGCGCGGCCTTTCGGGAGTGCCTGGTTCAGGAAAATTTATCTTTTTATCGGAGTTTTTGGGATTTAAAAGCCTGGCCCCTCAGTTCCCCGTTAGGTCCAATAATAGGTAATTTACATGGATAATGAAAAAGATAAGCTTGTTGAACCGGGTCATGATCTAACTAAAAAGCACGCTGACCCTTATATTGATTTTTTACATCGCATTATACGATTTGCTGTAAAAGTGTTAGCGGCTTTAATGGTATTAGTTATCGTTTGGGGCATAGGCGACGTCCTATATGTGTTGTATCAACGCATCAGTACCCCCCCATTCTTACTTCTAAGCATTAATGACATTCTTGCCACATTTGGTGCTTTTCTTGCGGTTTTAATTGCTATTGAGATTTTTATCAATATTTCAATGTACTTAAAGACTGACGTTATTCCTGTCCGCTTGGTGGTTGCTACCGCCTTAATGGCCATATCACGTAAAGTAATTATTTTTGATTTCGAGAAAATAACACCACCGTTTATTCTTGCAACTGCAGCAGTTGTGTTTGCTCTTGGAGTTACATATTGGCTTATTTCAAAAAAAACCTAACGAATCAATTTAACACTGACGGCGCAAAAAACCGCGCCGCTGATTAAATCGTTAGCCTTTAGAAATATTATCATCATTAACACCTATTATTTCATTCTGATCTGAGTAAATCCTTAACATTCAAAGTCCTCTTGACAATTTGCGAAAAAAGAACCATATTGAAACCATTGGGGAACTAATCTTTTTTTTGGGGGGGGCAACATGCCAAATATAACAGTCAAAAATATTCCAGATCATGCCTACGAGATACTCAAGCAGGTTGCCACAACTAATCATCGAAGCATTAACAGTGAAATTATCTGCTTAATCGAGAAGGCGACGTTAAGTAAGTCTATTCTTCCAGAGCAACACCTAGCCTTAGCTAAACGCTCTAGAGAAAAAACAAAAAAATTCCTTCTAACCAGTGATATCCTACGGATAGCTAAAGAAGAAGGACGGCCATGATAGTTGTAGACACCAATATTATAAGCTATTTTTACCTGAATTCTGAATACTCAAAAATTACTGAACAAACATTCAAAAAAGATCCGGTATGGTCTGCACCCATACTGTGGAGAAGTGAATTCCGAAATGTACTTACATTTTATTTAAGAAAAAAAATAATTACATTGTCTGAGGCAATTGATATTTTTGAATGTGCGGAGGAACTTCTAAAAGAAAATGAATATGAAATTAATTCAATGCAGGTATTAAGCTTATCTCACTCAAGTGGTTGCTCGGCTTATGATTGTGAATTTGTCAATTTGGCCAAAGACCTTGGTGCTTTGCTTGTCACTCAGGACAAAAGAATACTTCACAACTTTCAAGAAACGGCAATATCTATGAGTCAATTCCTTAAAATTCACAAGCCGAGGATGGTCTAGCAAAGAATATTCGTTTTTCGGAAGCGATTGCATGCGCTGAGGCATTCGGCTTTCAGTTGGACAGGGTAAAGCAGATGAAGCAATGACACCACACTTAGGGCTCTTCTGAGCGACAATTCTGTGAATTTATTTTTGAGAGAACCCTTAACCGATTAATCAGTCCCGGTTAATCCGTTCAAAAACCTCTGCTGCCGGCGAAATCTGGAATAAGGGATACAGGGGATTCTGGCGGTAGAAACCCAATAATGCCTGATGTACCTCAGCTTTGTGGGCACA of the Pseudomonadota bacterium genome contains:
- a CDS encoding nucleoside recognition domain-containing protein; its protein translation is MVTKGTFLRGLKNGLLTTWELALIMVPIYLVMTLLSHTPILKWIGRVCKPLMGLMGLPGEAAMGVVLGNLLNLYAAIGAVTPLSLDGPQVTVFALLLLLSHSLVVETAVCKKTGITAWPFVFFRLGMGFMLAIGLYQCRAFF
- a CDS encoding universal stress protein, translated to MKIKNILVPIDFSEDSYYALEYALDLAASHGSTLRILYVNRDESMLFHYLSASEYEAIRNRALEDAKERLENLENKLPKLKNIEYHYHVRRGTPYVEILEELEKNPVDLVVIGSHGWQAAKKYFYGTTAEKVIRRTNNTILVTRKPD
- a CDS encoding TAXI family TRAP transporter solute-binding subunit, with the protein product MKKLTVLLISLALICLCAPVQSSARMRFVTIGTGGVTGVYYPTGGAISRMVNKKYKVYKLKATVESTGGSVFNINAVMHGDLEFGIAQSDRQYQAYNGMKEWKGKPQKDLRAVFSIHPESITLIASDASGINSLKDMKGKRIAIGNPGSGQLGNSRDALWLAGLDEEKDINAEYIKAVESASALQDERIDAYFYTVGHPNGSIKEATAGRVKVHIVPIAKVKPLTDKFPYYASANIPMKSYPNATNKEELVPTFGVKATLVTSAKVPDDVVYAITKEVFDNFEDFKKLHPAYSVLTKNNMLEGLSAPLHPGAIKYFKEAGLM
- a CDS encoding TRAP transporter permease, whose product is MAAKEDDHLEQKIQLEEIIAEETGEFRILQGLERYFIPVIAFAWSIFQLSISSWLLLDSITIRAIHLAFAMLILFLSIPIFKKPRKHLNFLAARDRIPWNDYLFAIVGAISALYLYLGWESISGRAGMPSTLDLVFGIVLLVLLLEAARRAIGPALPVIAIAFTLYAYFGPYMPDVLAFRGVSISRYFSQITLSSEGIYGIPLDVSARVVFLYVLLGALLEKAGAGKFFIDLALCFLGKFKGGPAKAAVLASGFTGMVSGSSIANIVTTGTFTIPLMKKVGYPPTKAAAVEVAASTDGQLAPPIMGAAAFIIAEYVNVPYIAVVKAAAIPAFASYVALLYITHIEASKLGLRGLNKDELPRLKETLLSGLHFLLPIGILLYELIILRHSPDKSAFNSILWLFGVIILKDIYDWRHERGSITATLKKSLSTIFGGMSSGARNMVSVALACASAGIIVGVVNMGIGGMITQIVEQLSGGNIYLMLIITAIASLLIGMGLPTTATYIVMASLTAPIIVNVGGANGFIVPLMAAHLFCFYFGILADDTPPVGLASYAAAALAHSEPIPTGIQGFMYDIRTAIIPFMFIFNSDLILHNINSWPLGILIFIMACIGSCTFASATQGWFITKNKWYDIFLLLGVTIIMYRPSMLANLLALPNKYLAYPAGLILWAAIYYLQRYRAKTAATA
- a CDS encoding phosphate-starvation-inducible PsiE family protein, which produces MDNEKDKLVEPGHDLTKKHADPYIDFLHRIIRFAVKVLAALMVLVIVWGIGDVLYVLYQRISTPPFLLLSINDILATFGAFLAVLIAIEIFINISMYLKTDVIPVRLVVATALMAISRKVIIFDFEKITPPFILATAAVVFALGVTYWLISKKT
- a CDS encoding nucleoside recognition domain-containing protein, coding for MEILLIFMEGLRGSLLQVWHLALIVVPLMVGMQILDDLRILEKVSIQLEKVVRFLGISGAGAFPLVIGLVLGLAYGAGMIIHYARQGQLSRRELLLIVTFLSINHSVFEDTLLFVAIGANGLLILLIRFAAAIIVTVLLNKLLPPDESNPLPAND
- a CDS encoding DUF1566 domain-containing protein yields the protein MGKKSIILSIAIIIIMLISALPTIAGDRFINNEDGTVTDQQLGLMWGTFDNQGDINWQEAKRWVTFTFPYTIEKSYDNWRLPTIKELRSLYVTAQDDHGYQADCGKTVHIIPEIHLSCVWVWSAENKSITARVFNFSRGYSYMDRMATTRGFRALAVRNLK
- a CDS encoding type II toxin-antitoxin system VapC family toxin, whose amino-acid sequence is MIVVDTNIISYFYLNSEYSKITEQTFKKDPVWSAPILWRSEFRNVLTFYLRKKIITLSEAIDIFECAEELLKENEYEINSMQVLSLSHSSGCSAYDCEFVNLAKDLGALLVTQDKRILHNFQETAISMSQFLKIHKPRMV
- a CDS encoding Arc family DNA-binding protein encodes the protein MPNITVKNIPDHAYEILKQVATTNHRSINSEIICLIEKATLSKSILPEQHLALAKRSREKTKKFLLTSDILRIAKEEGRP
- a CDS encoding PIN domain-containing protein: MTLISSDALLFEISRIPNHDRKEDAFAILKIAKETLELSSEIKIVARNFENIGLKTLDALHLAFASTSKIDYFCTCDDKFLKKAKSFDKLNTKVVSPTELVMELEI
- a CDS encoding molybdopterin cofactor-binding domain-containing protein, producing MTTDLSVVGKSLPRSDARIKAVGAARYCDDIIRPGMLFGKLLRSPVAHAKILNIDVSKAKKLPGVKSVITGNDTLKIRFGNWRLVPESQDELPLAVDKVRFIGDEVAAVAAIDKDIAEEALDLISVEYEELPGAFSVDESLAEGAPVIHQAHQNNISLQRNIDYGDLEQGFADSHLILDNDFTVHATNHAYMEPCSCVAEYDHDGRLTIWTSTQTPYFVQCLLAQTLGMRENDIRVIKPFVGGGFGGKMEMRKWEFAAAFMARETGRPVKFTLTRTEELATGRRRHPMKIRSKIGFKKDGTILAKEFTAHLDGGAYNSMGPTAAFLCGNFGGMLYRHPNYRYNGYHVYTNKPPAGAMRGFGAPQALFVAETQMNMAAKELGMDPLDIRLINAMVPGDEIPGVAKISSCGFKESLLKVAEMTNWREKRQNLKDGQGIGIGCYSFISGGVFNWFNTRYNFTRAEVRAFDDGTVHLLTMASDIGQGCDTVLRQILAEDLGLEIKDIRLTAADTAVTPQADLGTWGSRVTLMAGNAVRKAAAEIKEQLFKIVSMKFDLNVIHDMTCKKGRIYAKNRPDRGIAFGEAVRLAQRANRGDPIIGYGSYTPRNKGLVTPAFSFGAQVAELEVDMETGAIEVKEMNTAHDCGTPINPMSVEGQLEGSVHMGLGYALSEQYIMKGGKTLTSTFLDYKIPCAEDMPPGESVHIDTYEPEGPFGAKEAGEGLVSPTAPAIADAVWHATGYRCMNLPITPEKVLKGLDKL